In the Primulina tabacum isolate GXHZ01 chromosome 15, ASM2559414v2, whole genome shotgun sequence genome, catgattaaaatacacctaaaatgatgaaataatgctccaaaaatgatgcaagtcgaaattttggtgaatggaggccaaaacgtGAAaagctctttcgagagtcaatttggcacctcgcaccataaattctcgtacgacctctaaacttaaccgaatcacaaacggccaaaaatatgaccttcctaactcgataaGGTACTGTCCTGTCCAAGgctataggctaaaagccaaccatgaACTCGAACGatcctctgaaccgaagcaccacttgctgtcaacaaaaatacagcagcagcgcattcgtttccttgcgtcgtttttgagactaccggccattggggcttgcaccactgaccagagcctcttaccaacatcctagggtatggtttggaccatggctaagggaccttggccagccacaatccgaaTCACACCATGAATCAACCGAAACTTCCCACCGAGAGCCAAACCTGTGCGTGGGCTGTTGCGATCGTTCTTGCTatcatggaccattccagtgcctatttgattgaccatggcacaatctggACATCCATAGGTATGGTGTGAACtagggctaagggccagaggccaaccaaggtccaccccaaaccaccaaaaccgaaGGGACACGTGCAGAATTTGAAAGGGGtcgaggggggggggggggggggggggggggggggctgttcttgtttcttttactTGAAAACCGATTTCACCATGGACCATGCCTCGAAAGggcaacttggtcacgtctttgACATGATATGggagtgttctaaccatggctataggcccctagggtagccaagatcagaaactctCCTTTGACAGCAAGATGACAGAAAATTGAAACACAAGTGACACTAggagggagttgctgtcatatccgatttccagcatgcatggggcttgaactattggaccaacatggtcctaacatgtcctagtacatgtctagaagCATCCATGGGAGCCTAgggtcgaaccaatacctgaagcAATTAAAACAAGCCAACCCGTGAGGTAGCAAAGGAAAtccgaaaaattctgcatgttccTTTTCTGAAAATAggttgatgtatttcggttttcttgtattaaaatcatgtacaattgatgtttaaaaatatctatatggcttgattgaagagtaaataaaaacatatacatgccttggtttgttttgaaccgtaaaatttttctaaatatttaGATCCAAGTGGATTTGGAAGGAGCTAACCGAGGTTTGACAGGCCCTGAAGCGAAGGACGGGCATGGCCGTGCTTATTAAGAGGCAAATGAGTCCAATGACTCAGGTCCATCGCTTTTTTGGGGCccaaaaattttttaaaaaaaattattatatataatactagTTACTAGATAGCCCAAAACCAAGTATTTATTAAATAGAACTTGCTTAGCTTGTTATCGATTTATTCCTCAATCTTCCCCAatattcatctacagacaacccCTAATTTCTTCAATCTGAAAATATGGATATTGATGTTGCTATCAAACTTTTACAAGGAATTGTTTTATTTCTTGAAGAATTTAGAGAAGATGGTTACGATAAGGCCATGGTTGAAGCTAAAGAAATGGCATGTGAGATGGGCATTGAAGCTGTATTTCGAGAGAAACATGTTATTCGAAAAAAGAAACAATTTGGTGAAAGTAACAATGAAGAAGTGATACAGTCAGCTGTAGAATCTTTTCGAATTAACTACTTTCTCTTAATAATCGATCAAGCTCGTTCTTCTATGAAAGCTCGATTTGAatagtttcaaaaatatttagaAACATTTGGTTTTTTGTTCAATTTAGAGATGTTACAACATGGAGACGATGAAACCTTGTTGAGGTCTTGCAAGAATCTTGAAAATTCTTTGACTCATAAGGGTTGTTCTGATATTAATGGAGATGATCTATTTTCGGAGTTGACATTCTTGAGGTGCTCATTACCAAGAGAAGCAAAATCGGCCATTGATATAGTGAATTACTTGAAGAAAATGGATGAGTGTTTCCCAAATGCTcatatttcttttaaaatctTGTTGACTGTCCCGGtcacagtagcaagtgcagAGCGAAGTTTCTCAAAGTTAAAACTCATCAAAACTTTCTCTGATCAACCATgtcacaagaaagattgaatggaTTGGCTATGTTATTGATCGAGAAAGAAATTAATGAACAACTTGATTATACAGACTTGATTAGTATTTTTAGCTCTAAAACTGTTAGACGGGTTGTTTTTTAGTGATCATtttggacatgtttgatatttttattcatttagttTTTTATATTGTCTTTGACGTATTGATTTACTTTGAAAAATTGCTATGGAACTAAAAAAAAATGGACACACATTATGATTCAGTGGTCTGTTTTTAAAAGTCAGACTCAGGCCCAGATAATGTTAGGATCGGCCCTGAGGACGGGAACGAGCGGAATCAATGTGTTCTAATTTCTGGCCTTGCACCGACCATCCAATGGACCATGGACTAAACGGCCGCTGCCTGAAAGGACTATGTCCAAGGGACCACCGCCCCCCCCCCCACCCCCCCCCTTCCCAAATGCTcatatttcttttaaaatctTGTTGACTGTCCCGGtcacagtagcaagtgcagAGCGAAGTTTCTCAAAGTTAAAACTCATCAAAACTTTCTCTGATCAACCATgtcacaagaaagattgaatggaTTGGCTATGTTATTGATCGAGAAAGAAATTAATGAACAACTTGATTATACAGACTTGATTAGTATTTTTAGCTCTAAAACTGTTAGACGGGTTGTTTTTTAGTGATCATtttggacatgtttgatatttttattcatttagttTTTTATATTGTCTTTGACGTATTGATTTACTTTGAAAAATTGCTATGGAACTAAAAAAAAATGGACACACATTATGATTCAGTGGTCTGTTTTTAAAAGTCAGACTCAGGCCCAGATAATGT is a window encoding:
- the LOC142525936 gene encoding uncharacterized protein LOC142525936, whose product is MDIDVAIKLLQGIVLFLEEFREDGYDKAMVEAKEMACEMGIEAVFREKHVIRKKKQFGEKMLQHGDDETLLRSCKNLENSLTHKGCSDINGDDLFSELTFLRCSLPREAKSAIDIVNYLKKMDECFPNAHISFKILLTVPVTVASAERSFSKLKLIKTFSDQPCHKKD